Proteins from a single region of Raphanus sativus cultivar WK10039 unplaced genomic scaffold, ASM80110v3 Scaffold0036, whole genome shotgun sequence:
- the LOC108837735 gene encoding uncharacterized protein LOC108837735 yields MRRSWLINIPAVAPPSSRQDCSGLRFWEARNIASSCGLTCSSWTSTQLKNKDEDRVVKNNEGLPQPFLGSCNDRARQLQASSSGLFPCLKAFNPLEVAKSQTL; encoded by the exons ATGCGTCGTTCATGGCTCATAAATAT TCCAGCCGTTGCTCCTCCGTCGTCGAGGCAAGACTGCTCCGGTCTTCGGTTCTGGGAGGCGAGAAATATCGCGAGCTCATGTGGGTTGACATGCTCTTCCTGGACGTCAAC GCAATTGAAGAACAAAGATGAGGATAGAGTAGTTAAGAACAATGAAGGTCTGCCTCAGCCATTTTTGGGAAGCTGCAATGATCGTGCAAGGCAGCTCCAGGCTTCTTCTTCAGGTCTTTTCCCATGTTTAAAG GCGTTCAATCCCCTGGAGGTAGCAAAGAGTCAGACTCTGTGA